One window of the Nocardia huaxiensis genome contains the following:
- a CDS encoding NADH-quinone oxidoreductase subunit G, giving the protein MTSTVSSSTSGGLTPAELVSVTIDGTTVSVPPGTLLIRAAELIGIQIPRFCDHPLLDPVGACRQCLVEVEGQRKPVASCTMTVADGMVVNTQLTSPAAEKAQEGVMELLLINHPLDCPVCDKGGECPLQNQAMSNGRAESRFDGVKRTYPKPIPLSSAILLDRERCVLCARCTRFSQQVAGDPFIELMDRGALQQVGIAAGEPLDSYFSGNTVQICPVGALTGSTYRFRARPFDLVSSPAVCEHCASGCAQRTDHRRGKVMRRLAGDDPQVNEEWNCDKGRFAFAYATERDRLTTPLVRSWNGQLQPASWSEAIAAAARGLAAARGNAGVLVGGRVTLEDAYAYSKFARVALDTNDIDFRARDHSAEEADFLAARVAGQGITVDYAALERAPIVLLAGFEAEEESPIIYLRLRKAARKNGIGILSLAPYETRGLQRMNGTLVPTAPGAEPHVLEALRTGDTNAAALDPAWLADINALLRSPGAIILVGERLGGIPGGLSAAARLADDTGAALAWVPRRAGERGALEAGALPGLLPGGRVVTDSVARHQVRDAWGVEELPAEPGRDTAAILAAAPTLGAILVGGVEVGDLPDPHAALTAIDAASFVVSMELRRSDISDRADVVFPVASAMEKTGTFLTWEGRHRQFDAALRDSTVRREPAPLAEYRVLDAIAHEMGVRLGLPDAASARAELADLGVWDGPAVPTPQHRPHPIAQPASGTAVLSAWRMLIDRGRGQDGEPNLAGTARTPVVRLSPATAAEIGATTGDPVTVGNDHGHITLPLVITEMPDRVVWLPMNSPGSDVLVQLGTTPGHIVRIRREDHRE; this is encoded by the coding sequence ATGACCAGCACAGTCAGCTCCAGCACCAGCGGCGGCCTCACCCCGGCCGAGCTGGTCAGCGTCACCATCGACGGCACCACGGTCTCGGTGCCGCCGGGCACCCTGCTCATCCGCGCCGCCGAACTCATCGGCATCCAGATCCCGCGCTTCTGCGACCATCCGCTGCTCGACCCGGTCGGCGCGTGCAGACAGTGCCTGGTCGAAGTGGAGGGGCAGCGCAAACCCGTCGCCTCCTGCACCATGACCGTCGCCGACGGCATGGTCGTCAACACCCAGCTCACCTCACCCGCCGCCGAAAAGGCGCAAGAGGGCGTGATGGAGCTGCTGCTCATCAACCACCCCCTGGACTGCCCGGTCTGCGACAAGGGCGGGGAATGCCCGCTGCAGAACCAGGCCATGTCCAACGGGCGCGCCGAATCCCGCTTCGACGGGGTGAAACGCACCTACCCGAAACCGATTCCGCTGTCCTCGGCCATCCTGCTCGACCGGGAACGGTGCGTGCTGTGCGCGCGCTGCACCCGGTTCTCCCAGCAGGTCGCCGGTGACCCGTTCATCGAGTTGATGGATCGCGGCGCGCTCCAGCAGGTCGGCATCGCGGCCGGGGAACCCCTGGATTCGTACTTCTCCGGCAATACCGTGCAGATCTGCCCGGTGGGCGCGCTCACCGGCAGCACCTACCGATTCCGGGCGCGGCCATTCGATCTCGTATCCAGCCCGGCCGTGTGCGAGCACTGCGCCTCCGGATGCGCGCAGCGCACCGACCATCGGCGCGGGAAGGTCATGCGCCGGCTCGCCGGTGACGACCCGCAGGTCAACGAGGAATGGAACTGCGACAAGGGACGATTCGCCTTCGCCTACGCCACCGAACGCGACCGGCTCACCACCCCGCTGGTGCGCAGCTGGAACGGGCAGTTGCAGCCCGCCTCCTGGTCCGAGGCCATCGCCGCCGCGGCCCGCGGGCTGGCCGCCGCACGCGGTAATGCCGGTGTGCTCGTCGGCGGACGCGTCACCCTCGAGGACGCCTACGCCTACTCGAAGTTCGCGCGAGTCGCATTGGACACCAACGATATCGACTTCCGGGCGCGTGATCACTCGGCCGAGGAAGCCGACTTCCTGGCCGCCCGCGTCGCCGGACAGGGCATCACCGTCGACTACGCGGCCCTGGAACGCGCACCCATCGTGCTGCTTGCCGGATTCGAAGCCGAAGAGGAATCGCCGATCATCTACCTGCGGCTGCGTAAAGCCGCGCGCAAGAACGGGATCGGGATTCTGTCGCTCGCGCCCTACGAGACGCGCGGCCTGCAACGAATGAACGGCACCCTGGTGCCCACCGCACCCGGCGCCGAACCGCACGTGCTCGAAGCCCTGCGCACCGGCGACACCAATGCCGCCGCACTGGATCCGGCCTGGCTCGCCGACATCAACGCCCTGCTGCGCTCGCCCGGCGCGATCATTCTCGTGGGTGAACGGCTCGGCGGCATCCCCGGTGGTTTGTCCGCCGCCGCACGCCTGGCCGACGACACCGGGGCAGCGCTGGCCTGGGTGCCGCGTCGGGCCGGGGAACGCGGCGCGCTCGAGGCCGGCGCCCTGCCCGGGTTGCTGCCCGGTGGGCGCGTCGTCACCGATTCCGTTGCCCGCCACCAGGTTCGCGACGCCTGGGGTGTCGAGGAACTGCCCGCCGAACCCGGCCGCGACACCGCCGCCATCCTCGCCGCCGCACCCACCCTCGGGGCCATCCTCGTCGGCGGCGTCGAAGTCGGCGACCTGCCCGACCCGCACGCCGCGCTCACCGCCATCGACGCCGCCAGCTTCGTCGTCTCGATGGAACTGCGGCGCAGCGACATCAGCGACCGCGCCGACGTCGTGTTCCCCGTCGCCTCCGCCATGGAGAAGACCGGCACCTTCCTCACCTGGGAAGGCCGCCACCGCCAATTCGACGCCGCCCTGCGCGATTCCACCGTCCGCCGCGAACCCGCACCGCTGGCCGAATACCGGGTCCTCGACGCCATCGCCCACGAAATGGGTGTGCGCCTGGGCCTGCCGGACGCCGCCAGCGCCCGCGCCGAACTCGCCGACCTCGGCGTATGGGACGGACCGGCCGTGCCGACACCCCAGCACCGCCCGCACCCTATCGCGCAACCCGCCTCCGGCACCGCGGTGCTCTCGGCCTGGCGCATGCTCATCGACCGCGGCCGCGGCCAGGACGGCGAACCCAACCTCGCCGGCACCGCCCGCACCCCCGTGGTGCGCCTGTCCCCGGCCACCGCCGCCGAAATCGGCGCCACCACAGGCGATCCCGTCACCGTCGGCAACGACCACGGCCACATCACCCTGCCGCTGGTCATCACCGAGATGCCCGACCGCGTGGTGTGGCTGCCCATGAATTCCCCCGGCTCCGATGTGCTGGTGCAACTGGGCACCACACCGGGCCACATCGTGCGCATCCGACGGGAGGACCACCGTGAGTGA
- the nuoH gene encoding NADH-quinone oxidoreductase subunit NuoH gives MAAQPGDYGGLGVFGRDPWWLILVKSIGIFVFLLLTPMLAVYAERKIVAFMQMRVGPNRVGPRGTLQSIADGVKMLLKEDIIPAIVDKPIFILAPIISLIPAVMAFAVIPFGPEVSMFGVRTPLQLTDMPVGVLYILAMASVGVYGIVLAGWASGSTYPLLGGLRSTAQVISYEIAMALCFAAVFLLSGTMATSGIVEAQYGTWYVFLLLPSFLIYAVSMVGETNRAPFDLPEAEGELVGGFHTEYSSLKFAMFMMAEYINMATVSALATTLFFGGWHAPFPISLWAGANSGWWPMLWFTAKVWLFLFVFIWLRGTLPRLRYDQFMNLGWKLLIPVSLAWVMFVATLRVLENEGYHVQTPGMVIGGIVVALLLLGMVIRAGHAGDDRTKAAPDATATTMYSDFPVPPMPTEPAKASAKPGLLEPLGGFFVTFMTMFKKPNTELYPEVKTPTAPRYHGRHQLNRHPDGLEKCIGCELCAWACPADAIYVEGADNTEEARFSPGERYGRVYQINYLRCIGCGLCIEACPTRALTMTNEYELADDNRADLIYEKQDLLADLQAGMLAPPHAMYPGADEGSYYRGEVPGATTELAASEGGQR, from the coding sequence CTGGCCGCCCAGCCCGGAGACTACGGCGGGCTCGGCGTATTCGGGCGCGACCCGTGGTGGCTGATCCTCGTCAAATCGATCGGCATCTTCGTGTTCCTGCTGCTGACCCCCATGCTGGCCGTCTACGCGGAACGAAAGATCGTGGCGTTCATGCAGATGCGCGTCGGCCCCAACCGGGTCGGGCCGCGCGGCACCCTGCAATCCATCGCCGACGGCGTGAAGATGCTGCTCAAAGAGGACATCATCCCCGCCATCGTCGACAAGCCCATCTTCATTCTGGCGCCGATCATTTCGCTCATCCCGGCCGTCATGGCCTTCGCGGTCATCCCGTTCGGGCCCGAAGTGTCCATGTTCGGGGTGCGGACACCGTTGCAGCTCACCGACATGCCCGTGGGTGTGCTCTACATCCTGGCCATGGCCTCGGTCGGCGTGTACGGCATCGTGCTCGCGGGCTGGGCGTCCGGGTCCACCTACCCGCTGCTGGGTGGACTGCGCTCCACCGCCCAGGTCATCTCCTACGAGATCGCCATGGCCCTGTGCTTCGCGGCGGTGTTCCTGCTCTCGGGCACCATGGCCACCTCCGGCATCGTCGAAGCCCAGTACGGCACCTGGTACGTCTTCCTGCTGCTGCCCTCGTTCCTCATCTACGCGGTCTCCATGGTCGGTGAAACCAACCGTGCGCCTTTCGATTTGCCCGAGGCCGAAGGTGAGCTGGTCGGCGGTTTCCACACCGAATACTCCTCGCTCAAATTCGCCATGTTCATGATGGCCGAGTACATCAATATGGCGACCGTGTCGGCGCTGGCCACCACACTGTTCTTCGGCGGCTGGCACGCGCCGTTCCCGATCAGCCTGTGGGCGGGCGCCAACTCCGGCTGGTGGCCCATGCTGTGGTTCACCGCCAAGGTGTGGCTGTTCCTGTTCGTATTCATCTGGCTGCGCGGCACCCTGCCGCGACTGCGCTACGACCAGTTCATGAACCTGGGCTGGAAGCTGCTCATCCCGGTCTCCCTCGCCTGGGTCATGTTCGTGGCCACGCTGCGGGTGCTCGAGAACGAGGGCTACCACGTGCAGACCCCGGGCATGGTCATCGGCGGCATCGTGGTCGCACTGCTGTTGCTGGGCATGGTGATTCGCGCCGGGCACGCCGGAGACGACCGTACCAAGGCCGCCCCCGACGCCACCGCGACCACCATGTACTCCGACTTCCCGGTCCCGCCCATGCCCACCGAACCGGCCAAGGCGAGCGCGAAACCGGGACTGCTGGAGCCGCTCGGCGGATTCTTCGTCACCTTCATGACGATGTTCAAAAAGCCCAACACCGAGCTCTACCCCGAGGTGAAAACCCCCACCGCGCCGCGCTATCACGGCCGGCACCAACTCAACCGGCATCCCGACGGGCTGGAAAAGTGCATCGGCTGCGAGCTGTGCGCATGGGCCTGCCCCGCCGACGCCATCTACGTCGAAGGCGCCGACAACACCGAGGAAGCCCGCTTCTCGCCCGGCGAACGCTACGGGCGCGTCTACCAGATCAACTACCTGCGCTGCATCGGCTGCGGCCTGTGCATCGAAGCCTGCCCCACCCGGGCGCTGACCATGACCAACGAATACGAACTGGCCGACGACAATCGCGCCGACCTCATCTACGAAAAGCAGGACCTGCTCGCCGACCTCCAAGCCGGCATGCTCGCCCCGCCGCACGCCATGTACCCCGGCGCGGACGAAGGCTCCTACTACCGCGGTGAAGTCCCCGGCGCGACAACCGAGTTGGCCGCATCGGAAGGCGGGCAGCGATGA
- a CDS encoding NADH-quinone oxidoreductase subunit J: MIDHLAQQGQQLITHTGTGEAVQFWILAVVAVAGALGMVCARKAVHSALCLAATMITLSAFYIAQSALFLGIVQIVVYTGAVMMLFLFVLMLVGVDSAESLKETLRGHRLAVLIVGIGFGMLLIAAIARGMSADSVADTGGIGLGGDNTVAALAELIFVRYVWAFELTGALLITATIGAMVLAHRERFGPPTDQREQSKQRFREGKRVTPLPTPGVYARHNAVDTPARLPDGSFEELSVSTILRHRRNRAHEQAAVLSVGNGNSNGHNGNGKTGDHSHEEG; this comes from the coding sequence ATGATCGACCATCTCGCCCAACAGGGCCAGCAACTCATCACCCACACCGGCACCGGCGAAGCCGTCCAATTCTGGATCCTCGCCGTCGTCGCCGTCGCCGGAGCACTCGGCATGGTGTGCGCCCGCAAAGCCGTGCACTCGGCCCTGTGCCTGGCCGCCACCATGATCACCCTGTCGGCGTTCTACATCGCCCAGAGCGCCCTGTTCCTGGGCATCGTGCAGATCGTCGTCTACACCGGCGCGGTCATGATGCTGTTCCTGTTCGTGCTCATGCTCGTCGGCGTCGACTCCGCCGAATCATTGAAGGAGACCCTGCGCGGGCATCGGCTCGCGGTGCTCATCGTCGGCATCGGCTTCGGCATGCTGCTCATCGCCGCCATCGCGCGCGGCATGAGCGCCGACAGCGTCGCCGACACCGGCGGCATCGGGCTCGGCGGCGACAACACCGTCGCCGCCCTGGCCGAACTGATCTTCGTGCGCTACGTGTGGGCATTCGAACTGACCGGGGCGCTGCTCATCACCGCCACCATCGGCGCCATGGTGCTCGCCCACCGCGAACGCTTCGGCCCGCCCACCGATCAGCGCGAACAGTCCAAACAGCGCTTCCGGGAAGGGAAACGGGTCACCCCGCTGCCCACCCCCGGCGTGTACGCCCGCCACAACGCCGTCGACACCCCCGCCCGGCTGCCCGACGGCTCCTTCGAGGAACTGTCGGTCTCCACCATCCTGCGGCACCGGCGCAACCGCGCCCACGAACAAGCCGCGGTGCTGTCGGTCGGCAACGGAAACAGCAACGGGCACAACGGCAACGGCAAGACCGGCGACCACTCTCACGAGGAAGGCTAG
- the nuoK gene encoding NADH-quinone oxidoreductase subunit NuoK: MNPDNYLYLSALLFTIGAAGVLVRRNAIVVFMCIELMLNAVNLAFVTFARLHGNLDGQVFAFFTMVVAAAEVVVGLAIIMTIFRARRSTSVDDANLLRY; encoded by the coding sequence GTGAACCCGGACAACTATCTGTATCTCTCGGCGCTGCTGTTCACCATCGGCGCGGCCGGTGTGCTGGTGCGCCGCAACGCCATCGTGGTGTTCATGTGCATCGAGCTCATGCTCAACGCGGTCAATCTCGCCTTCGTCACCTTCGCCCGCCTGCACGGCAACCTCGACGGGCAGGTGTTCGCCTTCTTCACCATGGTCGTGGCCGCCGCCGAAGTCGTGGTCGGACTCGCCATCATCATGACCATCTTCCGTGCCCGCCGCTCGACCTCGGTCGACGACGCCAACCTGCTGCGGTACTGA
- the nuoL gene encoding NADH-quinone oxidoreductase subunit L: protein MDTAQMMLWLLPALPLGGAVFLLLAGRFSDAWGHLVGVVMALASFGVAAWAFFDMLDRADGERAVSHSLFSWVPVTGLQVDFALQLDQLSMCFALLITGVGSLIHIYSVGYMAHDPGRRRFFAYLNLFLAAMLVLVLAGNYLVLYLGWEAVGLASYLLIGFWYQKPSAATAAKKAFIVNRVGDMGLAIALMVMFATFGSIDFATVFGAAGAAGEGTLTAIGLLLLLGACGKSAQVPLQSWLGDAMEGPTPVSALIHAATMVTAGVYLIARSNPIFDLAPGAQAAVMAVGAITLLFGAIIGCAKDDIKKALAASTMSQIGYMILAAGLGPVGYAAAIMHLLTHGFFKAGLFLGAGSVMHAMDDETDMRRYGGLRKLLPITYVTFGFGYLAILGVPPFAGFFSKDRIIEAAFAHGGFAGIITGLAALVGAGITAFYMTRVMILTFFGEKRWKDGVHPHEAPASMTGPMILLAFGSLASGALLAWGSALQNWLEPVVGYHHAEPVIPVWAVTFFALAVVAAGVWVAYDQYAKQAIPETAPAATPLIEAARRDLYGDAVNEAAFMRPGQHLTRSLVFVDNRGIDGLVNTTAAVIGGLSARIRRVQSGFVRSYALSMFTGAALVAAALLAVRLL from the coding sequence ATGGATACCGCACAGATGATGCTGTGGCTGCTGCCGGCCCTGCCGCTGGGTGGGGCCGTATTCCTGCTGCTGGCAGGACGATTCAGCGATGCGTGGGGACACCTCGTCGGTGTCGTGATGGCCCTGGCCTCCTTCGGGGTGGCAGCGTGGGCGTTCTTCGACATGCTCGACCGCGCCGACGGCGAACGCGCGGTGAGCCATTCACTGTTCAGCTGGGTGCCCGTCACCGGACTGCAGGTGGACTTCGCGCTGCAACTCGACCAGCTGTCGATGTGCTTCGCGCTGCTGATCACCGGCGTCGGATCGCTCATCCACATCTATTCGGTCGGCTACATGGCCCACGATCCGGGACGGCGGCGCTTCTTCGCCTACCTGAACCTGTTCCTCGCGGCCATGCTGGTGCTCGTGCTCGCCGGGAACTACCTGGTGCTCTACCTGGGCTGGGAAGCCGTCGGCCTGGCCTCCTACCTGCTCATCGGGTTCTGGTACCAGAAGCCTTCGGCGGCAACGGCAGCCAAGAAAGCCTTCATCGTCAACCGGGTCGGCGACATGGGATTGGCCATCGCGCTCATGGTCATGTTCGCCACCTTCGGCAGCATCGACTTCGCCACCGTGTTCGGGGCGGCCGGCGCGGCAGGCGAAGGGACGCTCACCGCGATCGGGTTGCTGCTGCTGTTGGGTGCGTGCGGCAAGTCCGCGCAGGTGCCGCTGCAATCCTGGCTCGGCGACGCCATGGAGGGTCCGACGCCGGTGTCGGCGCTCATCCACGCCGCCACCATGGTCACCGCCGGTGTGTACCTGATCGCGCGCTCGAACCCGATCTTCGATCTGGCGCCCGGTGCACAGGCCGCCGTGATGGCAGTCGGTGCAATCACTTTGCTGTTCGGTGCGATCATCGGCTGCGCCAAGGACGACATCAAGAAGGCGCTGGCCGCCTCGACCATGAGCCAGATCGGGTACATGATCCTGGCCGCCGGACTCGGCCCCGTCGGCTACGCCGCGGCCATCATGCACCTGCTCACCCACGGGTTCTTCAAGGCCGGACTGTTCCTCGGCGCCGGCTCGGTCATGCACGCCATGGACGACGAAACCGATATGCGACGCTACGGCGGGCTGCGCAAACTGCTGCCCATCACCTACGTCACCTTCGGCTTCGGCTACCTCGCCATCCTCGGCGTGCCGCCGTTCGCGGGCTTCTTCTCCAAGGACCGCATCATCGAAGCCGCCTTCGCACACGGCGGATTCGCCGGCATCATCACCGGATTGGCGGCGTTGGTCGGCGCCGGTATCACCGCCTTCTACATGACCCGCGTCATGATCCTCACCTTCTTCGGTGAGAAGCGGTGGAAGGACGGCGTGCACCCGCACGAGGCTCCCGCCTCCATGACCGGCCCGATGATCCTGCTGGCCTTCGGTTCCCTGGCCTCGGGCGCCCTGCTCGCCTGGGGCAGCGCCCTGCAGAACTGGCTGGAACCGGTCGTCGGCTACCACCACGCCGAACCCGTCATCCCGGTGTGGGCGGTCACCTTCTTCGCCCTCGCCGTCGTCGCGGCCGGAGTCTGGGTCGCCTACGACCAGTACGCCAAACAGGCCATCCCCGAAACCGCGCCCGCCGCAACACCTCTCATCGAAGCCGCCCGCCGCGACCTCTACGGCGACGCGGTCAACGAGGCCGCGTTCATGCGCCCCGGCCAGCACCTGACCCGCTCGCTGGTGTTCGTCGACAACCGCGGCATCGACGGCCTGGTCAACACCACCGCCGCCGTCATCGGCGGCCTGTCCGCCCGAATCCGCCGCGTGCAAAGCGGATTCGTACGCTCCTACGCCCTGTCCATGTTCACCGGCGCGGCCCTGGTGGCCGCCGCCCTGCTGGCGGTGAGGTTGCTTTGA